A window of the Oryza brachyantha chromosome 5, ObraRS2, whole genome shotgun sequence genome harbors these coding sequences:
- the LOC102713089 gene encoding myosin-9-like isoform X5, giving the protein MAATLKIVLGSHIWLEDKDLAWIDGEVFRIEGQKAHIRTTNGKMVVASISDIHPKDTEVPSDGIDDMIRLSYLHEPGVLNNLSVRYAKNIIYTYTGNILIAINPFQRLPHLAEPHTMAKYKGANFGELDPHVFAIADVSYRQMMNERKSNSILVSGESGAGKTETTKMLMRYLAFLGGRSRTGARTVEQQVLESNPVLEAFGNAKTVRNNNSSRFGKFVEIQFDKSGKISGAAIRTYLLERSRVCQINSPERNYHCFYFLCAAPSEDIRKYNLGEPSSFHYLNQSTCIKVDGISDTEEYLSTRSAMNTVGITEQEQEAIFRVVAAVLHLGNINFVKGREVDSSVIKDEKARFHLNAAAELLMCDRGKLENAMIKRKINTPEGVITTTVDPNSATVSRDGLAKQIYSRLFDWLVNRLNASIGQDENSEHLIGVLDIYGFESFKNNSFEQLCINFTNEKLQQHFNQNVFKMEQEEYNREQIDWSYIEFVDNQDVLDLIEKKPGGIVALLDEACMFPKCTHESFSQKLYEKFRNHKRFSKPKLSRTAFTIQHYAGEVTYQSDHFLDKNRDYVVVEHQELLNASKCSFVSGLFPSVQEENTKSSKSSIATRFKGQLHELMETLSSTEPHYIRCIKPNNLLKPATFENSNVLHQLRCSGVLEAIRISCAGYPTRKLFHDFLQRFRVLAPEFFKERNDEKVICQKILDKIGLQGYQIGRTKVFLRAGQMAELDARRTEVHTRAARAVQSRFRTHVAREQFLILRNTSISFQSLVRAILACKLHLFLRKQAAALKIQKNARCYFASKSFSELRSSAITLQTGLRTFGAYNEYIRRKKNKASTDIQTQWRCHRDNSNYLKLKTSVLVYQCAWRRQVAKGKLRKLKMAARDTEALKVEKEKLEEHVEELSSRLGLEKKLRTDLENSRAAEISKLQATLCEMERRVEEARASQERESAKKVVEEALVLEREKIALLNKEVEELKVLLLKEQEEKNAVKSASFIAQERSNDLTKKVEVADENFKHLKDTLKSFEESTKGLEISLMMERQQNEANRRQIGEAQQRVEELLRQVADANGKSTSLQTTVRRLEQSLLENETTWLTERQESEATNKLLVEAHGKNEELLNKIEVSESNIAKFRDNIQRFEETATTLETSLLAEKQHSAAIMSQLAEMKQGNEELQKKLADANRTNNLLQDSLKRFEENATTRDALYVAERQEHDQTKQSLSKSQERNWELLRKVDEAEKSINRLLENAQRLEKHATSRESLLLKTKQSHDSTTKALIEAERRNQELTKSLEDLERKTNLLEDSVNRLKECTAEKDSLLAIHRQENDATKDELTNAHRKITELVNEFQQLQEIRRHLEDNIKRLEEDAITREALLLSEKQTHEVAKQTLSETQLRNGELINKIQDCDKHTLQLQLTVERLQENASTMEAVLLREREQSNATMKAHSESQERNSQLLKKFEDVDKKIGFLQGTIQRLGEQTTKDTLLLSERQEKDELKKALTETEYRNEGLVIKIEEANKRVEHLQDTVTVLKENIVAQAANMEAERQENDRTRKSLVEAQERNEGLFKKVRDSEYRAQQLQDTVQKLQVDAISRLSSFVMEKQEGDAVKKALAESHGRIEDLIRRNEDLLNRNDDLIKKIEDSGQVISELQATLGRIEGKTTNLDAENHILRQQANATPPSTAKSQAAFSKINAFQQRSPENGHILNGNVAYAEKFSTGPAETRPSMVVNQGSTLDLFNQKDYENGDKFPRAHNEIYQHQQPQDDQQLLLQYISQHLGFSGSKPVAALLVYQCLLQWRSFETAKTGVFDSILQTINSTIEAEHDTRSLAYWLSNLSTLSVLLQRSYKTTRAAISTPHRRRFSYERIFEANQTSNSGLAYFSAQSVDGPTGLQQIDAKYPAMLFKQQLVDLIEKVYGMISDKVKKELNPLLELCIQDPRISHSNQAKASLSSASHLGQQSQLTHWLGIVKILNNCLHLLRANHVPSILTHKLLTQIFSMVNVQLFNSLQIQPGKH; this is encoded by the exons ATG GCTGCCACATTAAAAATTGTCCTGGGTTCCCATATATGGCTGGAGGATAAAGATTTAGCTTGGATTGATGGCGAGGTCTTCCGAATTGAGGGTCAAAAGGCCCATATCCGCACTACCAATGGAAAGATG GTTGTTGCGAGTATATCAGATATTCATCCAAAAGACACAGAAGTGCCTTCTGATGGAATTGATGACATGATAAGACTATCATACTTGCATGAGCCTGGTGTTTTAAACAATCTCTCTGTTCGatatgcaaaaaatataatttat ACCTATACTGGTAATATATTGATTGCAATCAATCCATTCCAAAGGTTGCCTCATCTTGCTGAACCCCATACTATGGCGAAGTACAAAGGTGCAAATTTCGGTGAGCTAGATCCTCATGTATTTGCAATTGCTGATGTTTCTTACAG GCAGATGATGAATGAAAGAAAGAGCAATTCCATTTTGGTGAGCGGTGAAAGTGGTGCTGGCAAGACTGAGACCACAAAGATGCTTATGAGATATCTAGCATTTTTGGGTGGACGGTCTAGAACAGGAGCGAGGACAGTAGAACAACAAGTTTTAGAA TCTAATCCAGTCCTTGAAGCTTTCGGCAATGCAAAGACTGTTCGAAACAACAATTCAAG CCGGTTTGGCAAATTTGTTGAAATTCAGTTTGACAAGAGTGGGAAGATATCTGGTGCTGCTATTAGAACATACTTACTTGAAAGGTCGCGTGTTTGTCAAATCAATAGTCCAGAGAGAAACTACCATTGCTTTTACTTCCTATGTGCAGCACCATCGGAG GACATCAGAAAGTATAATCTGGGTGAGCCTTCATCGTTTCATTATCTCAACCAATCTACTTGCATCAAAGTTGATGGGATTAGTGACACTGAGGAGTATCTTTCAACAAGAAGTGCTATGAACACAGTTGGCATAACTGAGCAGGAGCAG GAGGCTATATTCCGAGTTGTTGCTGCTGTGCTTCACCTTGGGAACATCAATTTTGTGAAAGGGAGGGAGGTAGATTCATCTGTTATAAAGGATGAGAAAGCTAGGTTCCATCTTAATGCAGCTGCAGAGCTCTTGAT GTGTGATCGTGGGAAGTTGGAGAATGCAATGATAAagaggaaaataaatacacCAGAAGGAGTGATTACCACAACAGTTGACCCTAATTCTGCCACTGTCAGCAGAGATGGCTTAGCCAAGCAAATATATTCTCGACTGTTTGACTG GCTTGTAAATAGACTAAATGCATCGATAGGACAAGATGAGAACTCCGAACATTTGATTGGTGTGCTTGATATCTATGGTTTTGAAAGTTTCAAGAATAATAG CTTTGAACAATTATGCATCAATTTCACCAATGAAAAACTCCAGCAGCACTTTAATCAG AATGTCTTCAAAATGGAGCAGGAAGAGTATAACCGGGAGCAGATTGACTGGAGTTACATAGAATTTGTTGACAATCAAGACGTGTTGGACTTGATTGAAAAG aaaCCTGGTGGGATTGTTGCACTTCTTGATGAAGCTTG TATGTTTCCTAAATGCACGCATGAGTCATTTTCTCAGAAGCTGTATGAGAAGTTCAGGAACCACAAAAGGTTTAGCAAACCAAAGCTTTCTCGTACTGCATTTACAATCCAACATTATGCAGGCGAA GTAACATATCAATCTGATCATTTCCTGGACAAAAACAGAGATTATGTAGTTGTTGAGCATCAAGAGTTGCTTAATGCTTCCAAGTGCTCCTTCGTGTCAGGGTTATTCCCATCAGTACAAGAGGAGAACACAAAATCTTCAAAGTCCTCAATTGCTACTCGTTTTAAG GGGCAACTCCACGAACTGATGGAGACTTTAAGTTCTACAGAACCTCATTATATTAGATGTATTAAGCCCAATAATCTTCTTAAGCCTGCTACATTTGAGAACAGCAATGTTTTGCATCAACTTCGATGTTCG GGTGTTCTTGAAGCTATTCGAATCAGTTGTGCTGGATACCCTACAAGAAAGTTATTTCATGATTTTCTTCAACGGTTTCGCGTTCTCGCTCCtgaatttttcaaagaaag AAATGATGAAAAAGTAATCTGCCAAAAGATTTTGGACAAAATTGGACTCCAGGGTTATCAG ATTGGAAGAACTAAGGTGTTCCTGAGAGCTGGTCAGATGGCTGAATTGGATGCTAGAAGAACTGAAGTGCACACTAGAGCAGCTAGAGCTGTTCAGAGTAGATTTCGCACTCATGTTGCTCGTGAGCAATTTCTTATATTACGCAACACATCCATATCCTTTCAATCTCTTGTTAGAG cAATTTTGGCTTGTAAGCTACATCTGTTCCTCAGAAAACAAGCTGCAGCTCtgaaaatacagaaaaatgCCCGCTGCTATTTTGCTTCAAAGTCTTTTTCTGAACTGCGCTCTTCAGCCATTACATTGCAGACAGGATTAAGGACCTTTGGTGCTTATAACGAATATATTCgccgaaaaaaaaacaaagcttcTACTGATATCcag ACTCAATGGCGTTGCCACAGGGATAATTCAAACTATCTTAAATTGAAGACATCAGTGTTGGTTTATCAGTGTGCTTGGAGAAGACAAGTTGCTAAGGGAAAACTCAGAAAGCTCAAAATG GCTGCAAGAGACACAGAAGCTCTCAAGGTAGAGAAAGAGAAACTCGAGGAACATGTAGAAGAATTATCAAGCCGTTTGGGTTTGGAAAAGAAACTGAGG ACTGATTTAGAGAATAGCAGAGCAGCGGAAATTTCCAAATTACAGGCCACTCTTTGTGAGATGGAGCGTAGAGTGGAAGAAGCCAGAGCATCACAGGAAAGAGAATCAGCCAAAAAGGTGGTGGAAGAAGCTCTAGTTCTAGAAAGAGAGAAGATTGCTTTACTGAATAAAGAAGTTGAGGAGCTGAAG GTACTACTACtaaaagaacaagaagaaaaaaatgcagtgAAGAGTGCATCCTTTATTGCTCAAGAAAGAAGCAATGACCTAACTAAGAAAGTTGAGGTTGCAGATGAAAACTTCAAGCACCTTAAAGATACTCTGAAGAG TTTTGAAGAGAGCACAAAAGGACTTGAGATTTCTCTGATGATGGAGAGGCAACAAAATGAGGCAAACAGAAGGCAAATTGGTGAAGCACAACAGAGAGTTGAAGAACTACTTAGACAGGTTGCAGATGCTAATGGAAAATCCACATCGCTTCAGACTACTGTGCGGAG GCTAGAACAAAGTTTACTTGAGAACGAGACCACTTGGCTTACAGAAAGGCAAGAAAGTGAAGCGACCAATAAATTACTCGTCGAGGCTCATGGGAAGAATGAGGAATTGCTCAATAAAATTGAAGTTTCTGAAAGCAATATTGCTAAATTTAGAGACAATATCCAAAG ATTTGAAGAAACTGCAACAACATTGGAGACTTCATTGCTAGCTGAGAAACAACACAGTGCTGCAATCATGTCACAGCTAGCTGAAATGAAACAGGGCAATGAAGAGTTGCAGAAGAAGCTGGCAGATGCCAATAGAACAAACAATCTACTTCAAGATTCTTTAAAGAG GTTCGAAGAAAATGCAACCACAAGAGATGCCCTGTACGTAGCAGAAAGGCAAGAGCATGACCAAACAAAGCAATCGCTTTCTAAATCTCAGGAAAGAAACTGGGAATTGCTTCGGAAAGTTGATGAAGCAGAGAAAAGTATAAATAGGCTTCTAGAGAATGCTCAAAG ACTTGAGAAACATGCAACATCAAGGGAGTCTTTGCTTCTGAAGACAAAGCAAAGTCATGATTCCACAACAAAAGCACTAATTGAAGCTGAAAGGAGAAATCAAGAATTAACAAAAAGTTTAGAGGATTTAGAGAGGAAAACCAATTTGCTTGAGGATTCAGTGAACAG ACTGAAAGAATGTACAGCAGAGAAAGACTCTTTGTTGGCAATACATAGACAAGAAAATGATGCAACCAAGGACGAGCTAACCAATGCTCACAGAAAGATCACAGAATTGGTAAATGAGTTCCAACAATTGCAAGAAATCAGAAGACATCTGGAAGACAACATCAAGAG GCTTGAAGAAGATGCTATTACAAGAGAAGCTTTATTGCTATCAGAAAAACAGACGCATGAGGTGGCTAAGCAAACTCTATCCGAAACTCAGTTGAGAAATGGAGAGTTAATCAATAAGATCCAGGATTGTGACAAGCACAcccttcagcttcagctaacTGTTGAGAG GCTTCAAGAGAATGCATCTACAATGGAGGCTGTACTGTTGAGAGAGCGAGAGCAAAGCAATGCAACTATGAAGGCACATTCAGAAAGTCAAGAAAGAAATTCACAGCTACTGAAGAAATTTGAAGATGTTGACAAGAAAATTGGTTTTCTTCAGGGTACCATACAAAG GCTTGGTGaacaaacaacaaaagatACTTTGTTGCTATCGGAGAGACAGGAGAAGGATGAGCTGAAGAAAGCGCTGACTGAGACTGAATACAGAAATGAAGGATTAGTAATCAAGATTGAAGAAGCTAACAAAAGAGTTGAGCATCTTCAAGACACTGTAACTGT GCTTAAGGAAAATATAGTGGCTCAAGCTGCTAATATGGAagctgaaagacaagaaaatgaCAGGACTAGGAAATCTCTTGTTGAAGCTCAGGAGAGGAATGAAGGCTTATTTAAGAAAGTTAGGGACAGTGAATACAGGGCCCAGCAGCTGCAAGACACTGTTCAAAA GCTTCAAGTAGATGCCATATCAAGATTGTCTTCCTTTGTAATGGAGAAACAAGAAGGTGATGCTGTGAAAAAGGCACTTGCTGAATCTCATGGAAGAATTGAAGATCTAATAAGACGAAATGAAGACCTCCTCAATAGAAATGATGATTTAATCAAGAAAATTGAAGATTCTGGTCAAGTTATTAGTGAACTCCAGGCAACCTTAGGAAG GATAGAAGGAAAAACGACCAACTTAGATGCAGAAAATCATATTCTTCGCCAACAAGCAAATGCGACACCTCCCTCTACAGCCAAGTCTCAAGCTGCATTCTCTAAAATCA ATGCATTTCAACAGAGAAGTCCAGAAAATGGACATATTTTAAATGGCAACGTAGCATATGCTGAAAAGTTCTCAACTGGTCCAGCAGAAACAAGACCCTCTATGGTTGTTAACCAA GGTAGCACCCTTGATTTGTTTAACCAAAAGGATTATGAAAATGGAGATAAATTTCCAAGAGCACATAATGAAATATATCAG CACCAGCAGCCCCAGGATGATCAGCAGTTATTGCTTCAATACATTAGCCAGCACCTTGGATTCTCTGGTAGTAAACCTGTCGCTGCTCTTCTTGTATACCAGTGCCTTCTTCAATGGAGATCGTTTGAAACAGCAAAGACAGGTGTCTTTGACAGTATCCTACAAACTATAAACTCAACAATAGAG GCTGAACATGATACGAGAAGCCTGGCCTATTGGCTGTCCAATCTGTCAACATTATCAGTTCTCCTGCAACGCTCATATAAAACCACTAGGGCAGCAATCTCAACTCCACATAGACGGAGATTTTCCTACGAAAGGATTTTTGAAGCTAATCAAACTTCAAACAGCGGACTCGCTTACTTCAGTGCTCAATCAGTGGACGGACCTACTGGATTACAACAAATTGATGCAAAATATCCAGCTATGCTCTTCAAGCAGCAACTTGTGGATCTGATTGAAAAGGTGTATGGTATGATAAGTGACAAAGTTAAGAAGGAGCTTAACCCGTTACTTGAGTTGTGCATACAG GATCCAAGGATTTCTCACTCGAATCAAGCAAAAGCTTCACTATCATCTGCTAGTCACTTGGGCCAACAAAGTCAACTCACACATTGGTTGGGCATCGTGAAAATCCTCAACAACTGCTTGCATCTTCTAAGAGCAAATCAT GTCCCATCAATTCTTACCCACAAGTTGCTTACCCAAATATTTTCTATGGTCAATGTTCAACTCTTTAACAG TTTGCAGATTCAGCCTGGGAAGCACTGA